From the Candidatus Eremiobacterota bacterium genome, the window TATGAGGTGAACAATGAGTATATCCCCGCCCTCACAAGCCATGGGCTCGTGGTGAGCGGCGTCAATCCCGGCTCGGGGCTTGTCGAGATCATAGAGCTTGCCGATCATCCCTGGTTTCTCGCCTGCCAGTTTCACCCTGAGTTCAAGTCACGGCCCATGAAGCCTCATCCCCTCTTTGTCGATTTTCTGAAGGCAGTCTCGGCCGCCAAGGGGATCTCATAATCAGGAGGACAGTATGAGCACGAAGCCTGAGTTCGTCCATCTCCACGTGCACAGCGAGTATTCCCTCCTTGACGGGAGCTGCAGGATAAAGGGCCTTGTAAAGAAGGCCAGGGAACTGGCCATGGGAGCCGTGGCCGTCACGGACCACGGCTCCATGTATGGCACCGTGGAGTTTTTCAAGGCGGCCAAGGAGGCAGGTCTGGTCCCTGTCATCGGCTGCGAGGTGTACGTGGCGCCGAGAAGCCGCCTGCAGAAAGTGGCAAAGATTGACGATGAAAACTACCACCTTGTGCTTCTTGCCAAGGATGACGAGGGATACAGGAACCTTCTCCACCTTGTCTCCGTGGCCCACCTTGAGGGATATTATTATAAGCCCCGCATCGACAAGGAACTGCTCTCCTCTCGCTCCGGGGGGCTTATCGCCCTTTCCGCCTGCCTCCAGGGCGAGATTCCGCAGCTGCTGCTCAAGGGTGAGGCCCGCAAAGCCGAGGAAACCCTTGGAGCTTACGGCGATATATTCGGCAGGGATAACTTCTATCTGGAGCTTATGGATCACAACCTCGCCGAGCAGAAGCGGGTGAACCCCCTCCTGCTCGAGCTTGCAAAGAAATCAGGCGTGCCCGTGGTGGCCACCAATGATACCCATTATCTCAACAGGAGCGATTCGCTGGCCCACGAGGTCCAGCTCTGCATCCAGACCCAGAAGACCTTTGACGACCCCAACAGGCTCGCCTTTGACTCCGAAGAGTTTTACCTGAAAAGCGCCGATGAGATGGCTGCCCTCTTCGGCGAGATCCCCGGGGCTCTCTCGAACACTCTTGAGATTGCGGGGCGCTGCCGCGTGGAGCTTGATTTCAACACGTACCATCTCCCCCACTTTCCTGTCCCCGAGGGAAAGACTCTTGAGGAGTTTCTCGAGGATCTCTGCCACGAGGGGCTGAAAAGGCGCTATACCGAGGTGACTGCCGAGCTTGAGGAGAGGATGCGTTACGAGCTGGGAGTGATCAAGGAGATGGGCTTTTCCGCTTACTTCCTCATCATCTGGGACTTTATAAACTATGCCAAGAAGAGCGGCATTCCCGTGGGCCCAGGCAGGGGCTCGGCGGCAGGGAGCCTCGTAGCCTATCTCCTGGGAGTCACCGATATCGATCCCATAAGGTTCGGCCTCCTCTTCGAGCGCTTTCTCAACCCGGGAAGAAAGAGCATGCCCGATGTTGATACCGATTTCTGTGTAGAGCGCCGCGGCGAGGTGATACGCTACGTAACGGAAAAATACGGGAGCGACCATGTATCGCAGATTATCACCTTCGGCAGGATGAAGGCCCGGGCCGCCATCAGGGACGTGGGAAGAGTCCTCAGCTTCCCTCTTCCCACCGTGGACAGGATTGCCAAGATGATTCCCATGAATGTCACCATTGAGGAAGCTCTCAAGTCTGATGAGCTGAAAAGCCGCTATGAAAGGGAAAAGGACGTGAAGCAGCTCCTTGACACGGCGAAGGTCGTGGAAGGGCTTGCCCGTAATGCTTCAATCCACGCCGCCGGCGTCATCATCTCCAAGAACCCCATCAGCACCTATGTGCCGGTCCAGCGGATGAAGGCCGAAGAAGTGGTAGCCCAGTACGAGATGAACTCCATCTCCGACATAGGCCTCCTCAAGATGGACTTCCTGGGCCTCCGCAACCTCACTGTCATTGATAACTGCCTGAAAATGATAAAGAAAAACCATGGCAGGCTTATCGATCTCAACAGCCTTGCTCTCGATGACGGCCCCACCTACAAGATTCTCCAGGAAGCGAAGACAGTGGGGGTTTTCCAGCTTGAGAGCTCGGGGATGCAGGGCTATCTCAGGCAGCTCCGGCCTGACCGCTTCGAGGACATCGTTGCCATGTGCGCCCTCTACCGCCCGGGGCCTCTGGGAAGCGGCATGGTGGAGGATTTTATCAAGGGCCGCCATGGCAGGAAGAAAGTGGACTACTTCCATCCCAGGCTTGAGCCTATCCTGAAGGAGACCTACGGCGTCATCGTATACCAGGAGCAGGTCATGAAGATCGCCAATGTGCTTGCCGGATTCAGCATGGCACAGGCCGATGACCTCAGGAAGGCCATGGGGAAGAAGAAAAAAGAAGTCATGGACAAGATGGAGAAGAACT encodes:
- a CDS encoding DNA polymerase III subunit alpha — its product is MSTKPEFVHLHVHSEYSLLDGSCRIKGLVKKARELAMGAVAVTDHGSMYGTVEFFKAAKEAGLVPVIGCEVYVAPRSRLQKVAKIDDENYHLVLLAKDDEGYRNLLHLVSVAHLEGYYYKPRIDKELLSSRSGGLIALSACLQGEIPQLLLKGEARKAEETLGAYGDIFGRDNFYLELMDHNLAEQKRVNPLLLELAKKSGVPVVATNDTHYLNRSDSLAHEVQLCIQTQKTFDDPNRLAFDSEEFYLKSADEMAALFGEIPGALSNTLEIAGRCRVELDFNTYHLPHFPVPEGKTLEEFLEDLCHEGLKRRYTEVTAELEERMRYELGVIKEMGFSAYFLIIWDFINYAKKSGIPVGPGRGSAAGSLVAYLLGVTDIDPIRFGLLFERFLNPGRKSMPDVDTDFCVERRGEVIRYVTEKYGSDHVSQIITFGRMKARAAIRDVGRVLSFPLPTVDRIAKMIPMNVTIEEALKSDELKSRYEREKDVKQLLDTAKVVEGLARNASIHAAGVIISKNPISTYVPVQRMKAEEVVAQYEMNSISDIGLLKMDFLGLRNLTVIDNCLKMIKKNHGRLIDLNSLALDDGPTYKILQEAKTVGVFQLESSGMQGYLRQLRPDRFEDIVAMCALYRPGPLGSGMVEDFIKGRHGRKKVDYFHPRLEPILKETYGVIVYQEQVMKIANVLAGFSMAQADDLRKAMGKKKKEVMDKMEKNFLEGCKKNSVERKLAKTIWDIIVKFAGYGFNKSHTVAYAMVAYHTAYLKANYPLEYIAALLTSVMDKIEKVSFFIKECKNMGIDVLPPHINESGVEFTVTKGAIRFGLAAIKNVGRNAIESIIETRERVGAFTSIGHFVSEIDGRLVNKKVLESLIKSGAMDCMGETRATLMASLDYLLESGQKMQKRKRCGQISLFEAAGDSDSECEIELPESLEEYEKESILRFEKEMLGLFISDHPLNSVKEVMEAKVPHRIADCTALGNGAQVVCAGLIQTVKKISTKKGQQMAFVKIEDFSGTAEVVVLPKVYDQGRDYLEEDGLIIVKGKVELSEEEAEAVADEEAFSEGVKIIAEEVHPLEAIDAVETLTWRETRKMNKCYIRVDPSKMLQLAPLKELLERSRGSMPVFLQLESSGGQNLLELEKDFWVTCTKEFQNDVEKLLGTGALWNQ